The Sphaerospermopsis torques-reginae ITEP-024 genome has a window encoding:
- a CDS encoding Uma2 family endonuclease, giving the protein MNYITLYLPTSIQLTDDQFFELCQINELIKIERNPDSSLILKPLLGGISSNINAGLTAQLANWNDDKSQGIVFGSDVGFILPNAAIRSPSAAWIKLERWNTLSDEKKEKFPPICPDFVIEILSPSDSLKTTQEKMREYIDNGVRLGLLINRKSHQVEIYRPGKEVEVLNSPVTVSGEDVLKGFVLNLGIIW; this is encoded by the coding sequence ATGAATTATATAACACTGTATCTACCCACATCAATTCAATTAACTGATGATCAATTTTTTGAATTATGTCAAATTAATGAATTAATCAAAATTGAAAGAAATCCTGATAGTAGTCTGATATTAAAACCTTTATTGGGTGGTATATCCAGTAATATTAATGCTGGTTTAACTGCTCAATTAGCAAATTGGAACGATGACAAATCACAAGGTATAGTTTTTGGTTCTGATGTCGGTTTTATTTTACCAAATGCTGCTATTCGTTCTCCTAGTGCTGCTTGGATAAAGTTAGAAAGATGGAATACTTTAAGTGATGAGAAAAAGGAAAAGTTTCCTCCTATTTGTCCTGATTTTGTGATTGAGATACTTTCTCCTAGTGATAGTTTGAAAACTACTCAGGAAAAGATGAGGGAATATATAGATAATGGTGTGCGTTTGGGTTTATTAATTAATCGTAAATCTCATCAGGTGGAAATTTATAGACCAGGTAAGGAGGTTGAGGTTTTAAATTCCCCTGTTACGGTTTCGGGGGAAGATGTTTTAAAGGGTTTTGTTTTGAATTTGGGGATAATTTGGTAA
- a CDS encoding type II toxin-antitoxin system HicB family antitoxin, with translation MTLRYEIIIYWSEEDQAFIAEVPDLPGCTADGETYQEALQNIEIIMQEWIETAQELGRKIPEPTQHLMSA, from the coding sequence ATGACTCTACGGTATGAAATTATTATTTATTGGAGTGAAGAAGACCAAGCATTTATCGCAGAAGTTCCAGATTTACCGGGATGCACTGCTGATGGAGAAACTTATCAAGAAGCACTGCAAAATATAGAAATTATTATGCAGGAATGGATAGAAACTGCTCAAGAGTTAGGTCGAAAAATTCCTGAACCTACACAGCATTTAATGTCTGCTTAA
- a CDS encoding type II toxin-antitoxin system HicA family toxin: protein MSQQDKLLAKILSGASDTNISFEQLCQLLIKLGFDERIRGSHHIFTKEGVEEILNLQPKQGKAKTYQVKQIREVLLKYQLGGQDDSTV, encoded by the coding sequence GTGAGTCAACAAGACAAACTATTAGCTAAAATTCTATCAGGCGCATCTGATACAAATATATCCTTTGAGCAACTGTGTCAACTATTAATCAAATTAGGATTTGATGAAAGAATTCGTGGTAGTCACCACATTTTTACAAAAGAAGGAGTTGAAGAAATCTTGAATCTCCAACCCAAACAAGGAAAAGCCAAAACATATCAAGTTAAACAAATCCGTGAAGTTTTACTGAAATATCAGCTAGGAGGTCAAGATGACTCTACGGTATGA
- a CDS encoding type II toxin-antitoxin system HicB family antitoxin translates to MLTYKGYTASIEVDVEAGILFGRVLDINDVITFKAKTVEEARQEFQTSIDGYLAFCEELGEEADKPFSGKLPFRTTPEHHRKIFIAAKKAGKSINAWMDEVLINAAEKSVKA, encoded by the coding sequence ATGCTGACTTACAAAGGATATACAGCATCAATTGAAGTAGATGTAGAAGCAGGAATACTTTTTGGGCGTGTTCTTGATATTAATGATGTAATTACTTTTAAAGCGAAAACCGTAGAAGAAGCACGTCAAGAATTTCAGACTTCTATAGATGGTTATTTAGCTTTTTGTGAAGAATTAGGTGAAGAAGCGGATAAACCTTTTTCTGGTAAACTACCATTTAGAACTACTCCAGAACATCATCGTAAAATTTTTATCGCTGCTAAAAAAGCAGGTAAAAGTATTAATGCTTGGATGGATGAAGTTCTAATTAATGCTGCTGAAAAATCAGTAAAAGCATAG
- a CDS encoding type II toxin-antitoxin system HicA family toxin, with protein sequence MNLNNKQRKTLELIFTNPVPANIIWQDIESLFIALGADISQRSGSRVRVKLNDVRGYFHEPHPEKETDKGAVKSVREFLIKAGIDP encoded by the coding sequence ATGAATCTTAATAATAAACAAAGAAAAACTTTAGAATTAATTTTTACAAATCCTGTACCAGCAAACATTATTTGGCAAGATATTGAAAGTCTATTTATAGCTTTAGGTGCTGATATTAGTCAAAGAAGCGGTTCAAGAGTTAGAGTTAAATTAAATGATGTGAGAGGTTATTTTCATGAACCACATCCAGAAAAAGAAACCGATAAAGGAGCGGTAAAATCAGTGAGAGAATTTTTGATAAAAGCAGGAATTGACCCATAA
- a CDS encoding ribbon-helix-helix domain-containing protein, with amino-acid sequence MNVSFPIPKELESYLEVQLQSGNYDNVADYFLMLLQQDKQRKDAQAKLTSLLQEGLDSEAEPVTPEYWQNLHRSIFGAGQ; translated from the coding sequence ATGAATGTGAGTTTTCCAATACCAAAAGAACTGGAGTCTTATCTTGAAGTTCAACTTCAATCTGGCAATTATGATAATGTAGCGGACTATTTTTTGATGTTGTTGCAGCAAGATAAACAGCGTAAGGATGCTCAAGCAAAATTAACTAGTTTGTTGCAAGAAGGTTTGGACTCAGAAGCAGAACCTGTAACTCCTGAATATTGGCAGAATTTGCACCGATCAATCTTTGGTGCGGGGCAGTAG
- a CDS encoding type II toxin-antitoxin system RelE/ParE family toxin, with protein sequence MAFQVIVRNRATQDIRQQANYLLVNGNRELGEKFLEFVEYAFAQLAITPNMGKVVLSLSDMGTIRQWRIKNFNDYLIFYKVQEERVEVLRVLHGARDLEDLLPFLDEEV encoded by the coding sequence ATGGCTTTTCAGGTAATTGTTCGCAACCGTGCTACTCAAGATATCAGACAACAAGCAAATTATCTTTTGGTGAATGGCAATCGGGAATTAGGAGAAAAGTTTCTGGAGTTTGTTGAGTATGCTTTTGCTCAATTGGCGATAACTCCTAATATGGGTAAGGTTGTGTTGTCTTTGTCTGATATGGGAACAATTCGTCAGTGGCGGATTAAGAATTTTAACGACTATTTGATTTTTTATAAAGTTCAAGAGGAGAGGGTGGAGGTTCTACGGGTTTTGCATGGGGCGAGAGATTTAGAGGACTTATTACCATTTTTAGATGAGGAAGTTTAA
- a CDS encoding BrnT family toxin, whose amino-acid sequence MRYNFDWNPAKEKQNIRKHQINFRLASTVFRDQYQLSLYDEEHSDYEDRWITIGLDETGILRVVIHTFEQTDEDSCLIRIISARKATFNEQQYYQGRKL is encoded by the coding sequence TTGCGTTATAATTTTGATTGGAATCCAGCAAAAGAAAAACAGAATATTCGTAAACATCAAATCAATTTTCGGTTAGCCTCAACTGTTTTTCGTGATCAATATCAATTAAGTTTATATGATGAGGAACATAGTGATTATGAAGACAGATGGATTACTATAGGTTTAGATGAAACAGGTATTTTAAGGGTTGTTATTCATACTTTTGAACAAACAGATGAAGATTCTTGTTTGATTCGTATTATTTCAGCACGAAAAGCAACTTTTAATGAACAGCAATATTATCAAGGAAGAAAACTATGA
- a CDS encoding heavy metal-binding domain-containing protein → MDIIIATGDIKEKYDILEAIFALDSHTEGFLSSANPGRAFDGVKQQLRQICKSLGGDAVINCQFEYRVALADGFLGKKQAFEIFAYGTAVKIKKSPQEKASEVVNYLMADSKKMDDFWNNLVASGAIQPSEDLTRYEQLRKYLEEDFHLKEIKKRNLAEWYREIDSYFK, encoded by the coding sequence ATGGACATTATTATTGCCACTGGAGATATCAAAGAAAAATATGACATTTTAGAAGCAATTTTTGCTTTAGATAGTCATACTGAAGGTTTTCTGTCTTCTGCAAATCCAGGACGAGCTTTTGATGGAGTAAAACAACAATTACGTCAAATTTGTAAATCTTTAGGTGGTGATGCAGTAATTAATTGTCAATTTGAGTATCGTGTAGCCTTAGCAGATGGTTTTTTAGGTAAAAAGCAAGCATTTGAAATATTTGCATACGGAACAGCAGTGAAAATTAAAAAATCACCGCAAGAGAAAGCTTCTGAAGTAGTTAATTATTTGATGGCTGATTCTAAAAAGATGGATGATTTTTGGAATAATTTAGTTGCATCAGGTGCAATACAACCAAGTGAGGATTTAACAAGATACGAACAATTACGTAAATATCTGGAAGAAGATTTTCATTTAAAGGAAATCAAAAAGAGAAATTTAGCGGAGTGGTATAGAGAAATAGATAGCTATTTTAAATAA
- a CDS encoding DUF6602 domain-containing protein, translated as MDVQSIFRILSQRLLGEFDISSQMNHHGTKGDFREDGIRSFLEDCKLPSKYAIGSGLVISPLGEQSNQCDLIIYDRDKCPSWISSKRIQVFPIEGIYGIIEVKSKLTKHELYDGLHKIENFRKMLTNNCFSVPFGIIFAYKLKDNSLDSLRQNLIDYQRTKPIWCRPNLVVVLEEGIIFQGYQGYKNKPILKLEDFEEKYIPIGISYKKDTLFEFYAALFSLLSSMRLGNLDIRNYKVRNYKDLQSQVGEFLVRNHVFEIQNNKIYSLSESFIKRVYEYCQKEDQKTLEEILLLSGPAIEYTLWDKEQLLSTGYYYNPEDLPGIHQVKEPYRLNEQGVPIFHPRMNVPFKCVEINGELYYYPEAYVLDDVTNNLTELEIKN; from the coding sequence ATGGATGTACAATCTATTTTTAGAATCCTATCTCAAAGGCTATTAGGAGAGTTTGATATATCATCACAGATGAATCATCATGGCACAAAAGGAGATTTTAGAGAAGATGGTATTAGATCGTTTTTAGAAGATTGTAAACTTCCATCAAAATATGCAATAGGGTCTGGATTAGTTATTAGTCCATTAGGGGAACAATCTAATCAATGCGATTTAATAATTTATGATAGAGATAAGTGTCCTTCATGGATCTCTAGTAAACGAATACAAGTTTTTCCAATTGAAGGCATATATGGTATAATAGAGGTAAAGTCTAAATTAACCAAGCATGAGTTATATGATGGTTTGCATAAGATAGAAAATTTTAGGAAAATGCTTACCAATAACTGCTTCAGTGTGCCATTTGGAATTATTTTTGCATATAAACTCAAAGATAACTCGCTAGATTCTTTAAGACAAAATTTAATAGATTATCAGAGAACTAAACCTATTTGGTGTCGTCCCAATTTAGTAGTAGTTTTAGAAGAAGGAATCATATTTCAAGGATATCAAGGATACAAAAACAAACCAATTCTAAAATTAGAAGATTTTGAAGAAAAATATATTCCCATAGGAATTTCTTACAAAAAGGATACTTTATTTGAATTTTATGCAGCTTTGTTTTCACTACTATCTTCTATGCGATTAGGAAATTTAGATATTAGGAATTATAAAGTTAGAAATTATAAAGATTTACAGAGTCAAGTAGGAGAATTTTTGGTTAGAAATCATGTTTTTGAAATCCAAAATAACAAAATTTATAGTTTAAGTGAATCTTTCATTAAGAGAGTTTATGAATATTGTCAGAAAGAAGATCAAAAGACTCTAGAAGAAATTCTTCTTCTATCTGGACCAGCTATTGAATACACTTTATGGGATAAAGAACAATTGTTATCTACAGGTTACTATTATAATCCTGAAGACTTACCAGGTATACACCAAGTCAAAGAACCTTATAGATTAAATGAACAGGGAGTACCTATCTTTCATCCAAGAATGAATGTTCCATTTAAATGTGTTGAAATTAATGGAGAATTATACTATTATCCAGAAGCTTATGTACTAGATGATGTGACAAATAATTTAACAGAATTGGAAATTAAAAACTAA
- a CDS encoding Uma2 family endonuclease has translation MNALTVNLKSVIDMTDDQFFQLCQNNRELRFERTANGDLIIMPPTGGETGNRNGRLNQQLFNWTDVDGTGIAFDSSTCFKLPNGADRSPDASWIKLERWNTLTDEEKQKFPPICPDFVIELLSPSDSLKTTQEKMREYIDNGVRLGILINRKSRQVEIYRPGKEVEVLESPVTVSGEDVLKGFVLNLGMIW, from the coding sequence ATGAATGCTTTAACTGTCAATTTAAAATCAGTGATAGATATGACTGATGATCAGTTTTTTCAGCTATGTCAAAATAACCGAGAATTGAGATTTGAAAGAACAGCTAATGGGGATTTAATTATTATGCCACCAACGGGAGGGGAAACGGGAAATCGTAATGGTAGACTAAATCAACAGTTATTTAATTGGACTGATGTTGATGGTACAGGAATAGCTTTTGATTCTTCTACCTGTTTTAAATTACCAAATGGTGCAGACCGTTCTCCTGATGCTTCTTGGATAAAGTTAGAAAGATGGAATACTTTAACTGATGAGGAAAAACAAAAGTTTCCTCCTATTTGTCCTGATTTTGTGATTGAGTTACTTTCTCCTAGTGATAGTTTGAAAACTACACAGGAAAAGATGAGGGAATATATAGATAATGGTGTGCGTTTGGGTATATTAATTAATCGTAAATCTCGTCAGGTGGAAATTTATAGACCTGGTAAGGAGGTTGAGGTTTTGGAATCTCCTGTTACGGTTTCGGGGGAAGATGTTTTAAAGGGTTTTGTTTTGAATTTGGGGATGATTTGGTAG
- a CDS encoding HigA family addiction module antitoxin translates to MNNWQNITDERLARPIHPGEVIADILDDLEVNYNDFAEVLGVSHQTIQEIINGEKSITVDIAIRLGKALGNGPRLWLNLQQKVDVWDALESHQEEYNKVMTLV, encoded by the coding sequence ATGAATAATTGGCAAAATATTACTGATGAGAGATTAGCAAGACCAATACATCCAGGTGAAGTAATTGCCGATATTTTAGATGATTTAGAAGTAAATTATAACGATTTTGCCGAAGTTTTAGGAGTATCTCATCAAACAATTCAAGAAATTATTAATGGTGAAAAATCAATTACAGTAGATATTGCCATTCGTCTTGGGAAAGCTTTAGGTAATGGACCAAGATTATGGTTAAATCTTCAGCAAAAGGTTGATGTTTGGGATGCTTTGGAAAGTCATCAGGAAGAATATAATAAAGTTATGACTTTGGTTTAA
- a CDS encoding type II toxin-antitoxin system RelE/ParE family toxin, which yields MIQTFKNKSLESLFKENFNKGVPANLEKKIRIRLEVIDSALIVDDIRLPGYDLHELKGDRKGTWSIKVSGNWRITFKFEDGEAYDVNLEDYH from the coding sequence ATGATTCAAACATTTAAAAATAAATCCTTAGAAAGTCTGTTTAAAGAAAATTTTAATAAAGGAGTTCCCGCAAATTTAGAAAAGAAAATTAGAATTAGATTAGAAGTTATAGACTCAGCTTTAATTGTAGATGATATTAGATTACCGGGATATGATTTACATGAATTAAAAGGAGATAGAAAAGGAACTTGGTCTATTAAGGTATCAGGAAACTGGCGAATAACTTTTAAATTTGAAGATGGTGAGGCTTATGATGTTAATTTAGAAGACTATCATTAA
- a CDS encoding magnesium chelatase subunit H → MFTQVKSTIRHIAPDDLRGRNLIKVVYVVLESQYQSSLSQAVREINANHPSVAIEISGYLIEELRDSENYEDFKRDIASANIFIASLIFIEDLAQKLVAAVEPHRDNFDVAVVFPSMPEVMRLNKMGSFSLAQLGQSKSVIANFMKKRKEKSGAGFQDGMLKLLRTLPQVLKFLPMEKAQDARNFMLSFQYWLGGSAENLENFLLMLADKYVLKGEDKQKLAAADYQAPVVYPDMGIWHPLAPNMFEDVREYLNWYSVRRDISRNLKDPLAPCVGLVLQRTHLVTGDDAHYVAIVQELESLGAKVLPVFAGGLDFSKPVDAYFYEPTTRLPLVDAVISLTGFALVGGPARQDHPKAIEALKKLNRPYMVALPLVFQTTEEWLDSDLGLHPIQVALQIAIPELDGAIEPIILSGKDGATGRAIALQDRVEIVAQRALKWASLRRKPKLIKKVAITVFSFPPDKGNVGTAAYLDVFGSIHEVLKGLRNNGYDVRDIPETAKELMEQVIHDAQAQYASPELNIAYKMSVPEYEALTPYSQRLEENWGPPPGNLNSDGQNLLVYGKHFGNVFIGVQPTFGYEGDPMRLLFSRSASPHHGFAAFYTYLERIWGADAVLHFGTHGSLEFMPGKQMGMSGDCYPDQLIGTIPNLYYYAANNPSEATIAKRRSYAETISYLTPPAENAGLYKGLKELSELIGSYQTLKDSGRGVSIVNAIVDKCRIVNLDKDIDLPETDAKDMSSEERDNIVGIVYRKLMEIESRLLPCGLHIIGKPPSAEEAIATLVNIASLDRQEEGILGLPSIIANSIGRNIEEIYRNSDKGILADVQLLQDITMATRAAVAALVQEQIDAEGRVSLVSKLNFFNMGKKEPWVESLYQSGFNNVDTSALKPLFEYLEFCLKQVCADNELGGLLQGLEGEYILPGPGGDPIRNPDVLPTGKNIHALDPQSIPTTAAVQSAKIVVDRLLERNKAENGGNWPETIACVLWGTDNIKTYGESLAQIMWMVGVRPVPDSLGRVNKLELIPLEELGRPRIDVVINCSGVFRDLFINQMNLLDQGVKMAAEADEPLEMNYVRKHALQQAEEMGINLRQAATRVFSNASGSYSSNINLAVENSTWDSEAELQEMYLKRKSFSFNSDNPGVMDESRQIFETTLKTADATFQNLDSSEISLTDVSHYFDSDPTKLVASLRTDGKKPASYIADTTTANAQVRSLSETVRLDARTKLLNPKWYEGMLSHGYEGVRELSKRLVNTTGWSATAGAVDNWVYEETNETFIKDEEMQKRLMNLNPHSFRKIVSTLLEVNGRGYWETSEENLDRLRELYQEVENRIEGIE, encoded by the coding sequence ATGTTCACCCAGGTCAAGTCCACAATTAGACATATTGCACCTGACGACCTACGCGGACGCAATCTGATTAAAGTCGTTTATGTTGTGCTGGAGTCTCAATATCAAAGTTCTTTATCTCAAGCAGTACGGGAAATTAACGCCAACCATCCCAGCGTGGCCATTGAAATTAGTGGTTACTTAATTGAGGAACTGCGTGACTCGGAAAACTATGAAGATTTCAAACGCGATATAGCCAGTGCTAATATATTTATCGCTTCCCTGATATTTATTGAAGACCTAGCGCAGAAACTCGTCGCAGCAGTCGAACCCCACCGCGATAACTTCGATGTAGCGGTTGTTTTCCCCTCCATGCCAGAAGTTATGCGCCTTAACAAAATGGGTAGCTTCTCATTGGCGCAGTTGGGACAATCTAAGAGCGTCATTGCCAACTTCATGAAAAAGCGTAAAGAGAAATCTGGCGCTGGTTTCCAAGATGGAATGTTAAAGCTCTTGCGTACCCTTCCCCAAGTGCTGAAATTCCTCCCAATGGAAAAAGCACAAGACGCGAGAAACTTCATGCTCAGTTTTCAGTATTGGTTAGGTGGTTCAGCAGAAAACCTGGAAAACTTCCTGCTGATGCTGGCTGATAAATACGTCTTAAAAGGGGAAGATAAACAAAAATTAGCTGCTGCTGACTATCAAGCACCAGTAGTTTATCCTGACATGGGTATTTGGCATCCCTTAGCGCCAAATATGTTTGAAGATGTGCGAGAATATCTGAACTGGTATTCTGTCCGCAGGGATATTTCCCGAAATCTCAAAGACCCCCTCGCACCTTGCGTTGGTTTGGTTTTACAACGTACCCACCTAGTTACCGGAGATGATGCACATTATGTCGCCATTGTCCAGGAATTAGAATCTTTAGGTGCAAAAGTTCTCCCTGTATTTGCTGGTGGTTTGGATTTCTCTAAACCTGTAGATGCTTATTTCTATGAACCTACAACCAGATTACCCCTAGTTGATGCGGTTATCTCCTTAACTGGATTTGCTTTAGTGGGTGGACCTGCTAGACAAGACCATCCCAAAGCTATCGAAGCATTAAAAAAATTAAACCGTCCCTACATGGTGGCATTGCCTTTGGTCTTCCAAACCACCGAAGAATGGCTGGATAGCGATTTGGGGTTACATCCGATTCAAGTGGCTTTACAGATTGCTATACCCGAACTAGACGGAGCAATTGAACCTATTATCCTATCCGGTAAAGATGGGGCAACAGGTAGAGCGATCGCCTTACAAGACCGTGTAGAAATTGTTGCCCAACGCGCCTTAAAATGGGCAAGTTTACGCCGCAAACCCAAATTAATCAAAAAAGTCGCCATCACCGTTTTCAGCTTCCCCCCCGATAAAGGAAACGTGGGAACTGCGGCATATTTAGACGTATTTGGTTCTATCCATGAAGTTCTCAAAGGACTGAGAAACAACGGTTACGATGTGCGCGACATCCCCGAAACTGCGAAAGAGTTGATGGAACAAGTCATCCACGACGCACAAGCGCAATATGCAAGTCCTGAACTCAACATCGCTTACAAAATGTCAGTACCCGAATATGAAGCACTGACACCATACTCCCAACGCTTAGAAGAAAACTGGGGACCACCACCAGGAAACTTAAACAGCGACGGACAAAACTTACTTGTATATGGTAAGCATTTCGGTAACGTCTTCATTGGTGTTCAACCCACCTTCGGTTATGAAGGCGATCCCATGCGCTTATTATTCTCCCGTTCCGCTAGTCCTCATCATGGTTTCGCCGCTTTCTATACCTATTTAGAAAGAATTTGGGGTGCTGATGCCGTTTTACATTTTGGTACACACGGCTCATTAGAGTTTATGCCTGGTAAACAGATGGGGATGTCTGGAGACTGTTACCCAGATCAACTAATTGGTACAATTCCCAATCTGTATTATTACGCAGCGAATAACCCCAGTGAAGCGACAATTGCTAAACGTCGCAGTTATGCAGAAACAATTTCTTACCTAACTCCACCTGCGGAAAATGCTGGTTTATACAAGGGTTTGAAAGAACTCAGTGAGTTGATAGGTTCTTACCAAACTTTGAAAGATAGCGGCCGGGGAGTTTCCATTGTTAATGCGATCGTTGACAAATGCCGGATTGTGAACTTGGATAAAGATATTGACCTGCCCGAAACCGATGCTAAGGATATGTCCTCTGAAGAACGGGATAATATCGTCGGTATTGTTTATCGCAAGTTAATGGAAATTGAATCTCGCTTGTTACCTTGCGGGTTGCATATCATCGGTAAACCACCTTCTGCGGAAGAAGCGATCGCCACTTTAGTGAATATTGCCAGTTTAGATCGGCAAGAAGAAGGTATACTCGGTTTACCCTCCATCATTGCTAACAGCATAGGCCGCAACATCGAGGAAATTTACCGCAACAGTGATAAAGGCATTTTAGCCGATGTGCAATTGTTACAAGACATTACAATGGCTACCCGTGCGGCTGTAGCAGCTTTAGTACAAGAACAAATTGATGCAGAAGGTCGAGTTTCCTTAGTATCCAAGTTGAACTTCTTTAACATGGGTAAAAAAGAACCTTGGGTAGAATCTCTGTATCAGTCAGGTTTTAACAACGTGGACACCTCTGCATTAAAACCCTTGTTTGAGTATTTGGAATTTTGCTTAAAACAAGTATGTGCAGATAACGAACTCGGTGGTTTATTGCAAGGATTGGAAGGTGAATATATTTTACCCGGACCCGGTGGCGACCCCATCCGTAATCCTGACGTATTGCCCACAGGTAAAAATATACACGCTTTAGACCCCCAATCTATTCCTACCACTGCGGCGGTACAGTCTGCGAAAATCGTCGTTGATCGGCTGTTAGAACGCAACAAGGCGGAAAATGGTGGAAACTGGCCAGAAACTATCGCCTGTGTCCTCTGGGGTACAGATAACATCAAAACCTACGGGGAATCCCTGGCACAAATTATGTGGATGGTGGGAGTGCGTCCTGTTCCCGATTCTTTGGGACGGGTGAACAAGTTGGAATTGATACCCTTAGAAGAATTGGGTCGTCCGAGAATTGACGTAGTAATTAACTGTTCTGGTGTATTCCGCGACCTGTTCATCAACCAGATGAATTTACTGGATCAAGGTGTGAAAATGGCCGCTGAAGCTGATGAACCCTTGGAAATGAACTATGTGCGGAAACACGCTTTACAGCAAGCGGAGGAGATGGGAATTAATCTGCGTCAAGCTGCAACCCGTGTATTTTCTAATGCTTCTGGTTCTTATTCTTCTAATATTAACTTGGCGGTAGAAAATAGCACTTGGGATAGTGAAGCGGAATTGCAAGAAATGTATTTGAAACGCAAGTCTTTCTCCTTCAATTCTGATAACCCAGGGGTAATGGATGAGTCACGGCAGATTTTTGAAACAACGTTGAAAACTGCTGACGCAACTTTCCAAAACCTTGATTCTTCGGAAATTAGTTTAACGGATGTGTCTCATTATTTTGATTCAGATCCCACAAAATTAGTTGCAAGTCTGCGTACAGATGGAAAGAAACCTGCATCTTACATTGCAGATACCACTACTGCGAATGCACAGGTGAGAAGTTTATCGGAAACAGTGCGTTTAGATGCGCGGACGAAGTTGTTAAACCCCAAATGGTATGAGGGGATGTTATCACACGGTTATGAAGGTGTGCGGGAACTGTCTAAGCGGTTGGTGAATACTACTGGTTGGAGTGCAACTGCGGGCGCTGTGGATAACTGGGTTTATGAGGAGACGAATGAGACGTTTATTAAAGATGAGGAAATGCAGAAACGTCTGATGAATTTGAATCCTCATTCTTTCCGCAAGATTGTTTCTACTTTGTTGGAAGTCAATGGTCGCGGTTATTGGGAGACAAGTGAGGAGAATTTGGATCGGTTACGGGAGTTGTATCAGGAGGTGGAAAATCGGATTGAGGGTATAGAATAG
- a CDS encoding type II toxin-antitoxin system RelE/ParE family toxin has protein sequence MRKLVLTSRFKRSLRKFIKHDQNLQARIEETLQQMETDLFAANLATHQLKGEFDGLRACSCGYDCRIIFSIEKDDETGEEIVVLLNIGSHDDVY, from the coding sequence ATGAGAAAACTAGTTCTTACTTCTCGCTTCAAGCGATCCTTGCGAAAATTCATCAAACATGATCAGAATTTACAAGCACGTATTGAGGAAACATTACAGCAAATGGAAACAGATTTATTTGCTGCTAACCTTGCTACCCATCAGTTAAAAGGTGAATTTGATGGTTTACGTGCTTGTTCCTGTGGATATGACTGTCGGATTATTTTCTCCATCGAAAAAGATGATGAAACTGGTGAAGAAATAGTGGTTCTTTTAAACATAGGTTCTCATGATGATGTCTACTAA